In the Rhodospirillaceae bacterium genome, one interval contains:
- a CDS encoding aspartate kinase, translated as MARIVQKFGGTSLANIDKINDAAKHVAQAVADGHEVAVVVSAMSGTTNQLAAWAEEISSNPDPCEYDAVVSAGEQITAGLMAMAIQRLNIQARSWLGWQLPIRTDLQHARAHIEKIETEAISGSLAQGVVAVVPGFQGVDEENRIATLGRGGSDASAVALAASIRADLCNIYTDVDGVYTSDPRIVARARKLDKITYEEMLELSSLGAKVLQSRAAELAMRHRVVVQVLSTFHDLPGTLLVDEESGVEQQIVSGIAFSRDDAKITLTNIPDQPGIAAGIFGPLSQSNINVDMIVQNASGDGTSADLTFTVSKNDLGSAIMVIEGVRSSLNYAELMSDDNVAKISVVGVGMRTHAGVAATMFETLAEKGINIQVISTSEIKVSVLIAKEYTELALRSLHTAYGLDSRSSGG; from the coding sequence ATGGCTCGGATCGTCCAAAAGTTTGGTGGCACCTCGCTTGCCAATATTGATAAAATAAATGACGCAGCTAAGCACGTTGCGCAAGCCGTGGCAGATGGGCACGAAGTAGCTGTAGTGGTTTCCGCGATGTCGGGCACTACAAACCAACTGGCTGCGTGGGCAGAGGAAATAAGTAGCAATCCAGATCCTTGCGAATATGATGCTGTGGTTTCAGCTGGGGAGCAAATAACTGCAGGCTTAATGGCAATGGCCATTCAAAGGCTTAATATCCAGGCGCGATCATGGTTGGGGTGGCAATTGCCGATTAGAACTGATCTCCAGCATGCACGGGCGCATATTGAAAAAATTGAGACAGAGGCAATATCCGGCAGTTTGGCTCAAGGGGTAGTCGCAGTAGTTCCGGGTTTCCAAGGTGTCGATGAGGAAAATAGAATAGCAACTTTGGGCAGGGGTGGATCTGATGCGTCCGCTGTAGCTCTGGCTGCGTCTATAAGGGCAGATTTATGCAATATTTATACCGATGTTGATGGGGTCTATACTAGCGACCCTCGGATCGTGGCGAGAGCCCGTAAGCTTGACAAGATCACCTATGAGGAGATGCTCGAGCTGTCATCGTTGGGGGCAAAGGTATTGCAGAGCCGTGCGGCGGAGTTGGCCATGCGCCATAGGGTGGTGGTTCAGGTGTTGTCCACTTTCCACGATTTGCCAGGAACTTTGTTAGTGGATGAGGAGTCAGGAGTGGAACAACAAATTGTAAGTGGCATAGCATTCAGTCGTGACGATGCAAAAATTACCTTAACAAATATTCCAGATCAACCTGGAATAGCTGCTGGAATTTTCGGTCCTTTGTCGCAATCAAATATCAATGTTGATATGATTGTTCAAAATGCTTCAGGGGATGGGACTTCAGCTGACTTGACATTCACTGTGAGTAAGAATGACTTGGGGAGCGCTATAATGGTGATAGAAGGTGTGAGGTCCTCCCTTAACTATGCAGAACTAATGTCGGACGATAATGTAGCAAAGATTTCCGTGGTTGGTGTGGGCATGAGAACGCACGCTGGTGTTGCTGCTACGATGTTTGAAACATTGGCAGAAAAAGGCATTAATATACAGGTTATTTCTACCTCGGAAATAAAGGTGAGTGTGCTTATTGCTAAGGAATATACAGAGCTCGCCCTTCGATCGTTACACACGGCATATGGTCTAGATAGTCGGTCGTCCGGTGGGTAA
- a CDS encoding peptide chain release factor 1 gives MNFDERLEKIIGRHGEIGERLNDGQLQADERARLSKEYAELAPAIEAAGEFRALILEIQDLVNLISDPDTDGELVVLAQTEHEELAQRQRDLEKQIQILLLPRDRDDEKNVIVEVRAGTGGEEAALFASDLFRMYQRYSEINGWKFEILHISDTGLGGVKEASASITGKGVFARLKFESGVHRVQRVPKTEASGRIHTSAATIAILPEAEEVDVAVEDKDLRIDVFRASGPGGQSVNTTDSAVRITHLPTGIVVSQQDEKSQHKNKAKGMRILRARLYEKERLDQAEKRAAARRSQVGTGDRSERVRTYNFPQGRVTDHRVNISEFDIEKMLAGELLNNFIDALAAEDTAQRLVEMGEENR, from the coding sequence ATGAACTTTGACGAGAGACTAGAGAAAATCATCGGGCGCCATGGCGAGATTGGGGAGCGTCTAAATGATGGTCAACTCCAGGCTGATGAGCGTGCTCGGCTTTCTAAAGAATATGCTGAGTTAGCTCCAGCTATTGAGGCCGCTGGTGAGTTCCGTGCCCTTATTTTGGAGATACAGGATTTGGTCAATTTAATTTCTGATCCAGACACAGATGGTGAACTGGTGGTTTTAGCTCAGACAGAGCATGAGGAGTTGGCGCAGAGACAGAGGGACTTAGAAAAACAAATTCAGATTTTGTTGCTTCCCCGTGATCGAGATGATGAAAAAAACGTGATAGTAGAGGTGAGGGCGGGCACGGGCGGCGAGGAGGCGGCCTTGTTTGCGTCAGACTTGTTCAGGATGTATCAGAGATATTCAGAAATAAATGGTTGGAAATTTGAAATTTTGCATATTTCGGATACGGGTTTGGGGGGAGTTAAAGAGGCATCGGCATCAATAACAGGTAAGGGTGTTTTTGCACGCCTTAAGTTTGAGTCGGGAGTGCACCGGGTTCAAAGAGTGCCTAAGACGGAGGCCTCTGGGAGAATTCATACTTCAGCGGCCACCATTGCCATTCTTCCGGAAGCCGAGGAAGTTGATGTAGCAGTTGAGGACAAGGATTTACGGATTGACGTGTTCCGGGCAAGCGGTCCAGGTGGCCAGTCTGTGAATACTACAGACAGTGCCGTTCGAATAACTCATCTTCCCACGGGGATTGTAGTGTCACAACAAGATGAAAAATCACAACATAAAAACAAAGCAAAAGGTATGCGAATTCTTCGTGCACGGCTTTACGAAAAGGAGCGCCTTGATCAGGCCGAGAAACGTGCTGCTGCAAGGCGGTCTCAGGTCGGTACTGGGGATAGGTCAGAGAGGGTCAGAACCTATAATTTTCCCCAAGGGCGGGTAACCGATCATCGGGTAAATATTAGTGAATTCGATATTGAAAAGATGCTTGCTGGAGAATTGCTGAACAACTTTATTGATGCCCTGGCAGCTGAGGACACTGCTCAGCGGCTAGTGGAGATGGGTGAAGAGAATCGTTAA
- the fsa gene encoding fructose-6-phosphate aldolase, translating to MEFFIDTADVNEIAELVETGLVDGVTTNPSLIAKTGHSYQATLGAICDLVKGPVSAEVTALEPEDMLQEGRHLSKISDNIVVKVPLTWNGLRACKMLRDEAIHVNVTLCFSASQALLAAKVGATYISPFVGRLDDIGQNGMELIRAISEIYEQHKHSLQTKILVASVRSPLHVVEAARLGAQVITVPAKVLKQMAEHPLTDKGLDAFLKDWAITGQSIL from the coding sequence ATGGAATTCTTCATCGATACCGCCGACGTAAATGAAATAGCAGAGCTAGTGGAAACGGGCCTTGTAGATGGCGTCACCACTAACCCATCGTTGATCGCTAAAACTGGACATTCCTATCAAGCCACACTGGGCGCGATCTGTGATTTAGTGAAAGGCCCTGTGAGCGCTGAGGTAACGGCACTAGAGCCGGAGGACATGCTTCAAGAGGGGCGCCATCTTTCTAAAATTTCTGACAACATTGTTGTGAAGGTCCCCCTAACCTGGAATGGCCTTCGAGCCTGTAAAATGCTCCGCGACGAAGCCATCCACGTAAATGTCACACTTTGCTTCTCGGCTTCCCAAGCACTGCTGGCAGCAAAGGTCGGGGCAACCTATATTTCGCCATTCGTTGGCAGATTGGACGATATCGGGCAAAATGGAATGGAATTAATAAGAGCTATCTCAGAAATATACGAACAGCACAAACACTCTCTTCAAACCAAAATCCTTGTCGCCTCTGTGCGAAGCCCGCTTCATGTTGTTGAGGCAGCCCGATTAGGAGCACAGGTGATAACAGTTCCTGCAAAAGTCCTCAAACAAATGGCTGAGCACCCACTAACCGACAAGGGCTTGGATGCCTTCTTGAAAGATTGGGCTATAACAGGCCAATCAATTCTTTGA
- a CDS encoding 4-hydroxy-3-methylbut-2-en-1-yl diphosphate synthase: MNSFQRIPRRDSRQIKVGDIFVGGGAPISVQSMTNTITADVAATIGQVRALEDAGADIVRVSCPDEEATEALSAIVAAVKVPLVADIHFHYKRALEAAKAGASCLRINPGNIGSPGRVAEVVSAAKDHGCSMRIGVNAGSLEKDLLEQYGEPCPEAMVASALRHAQILEDHDFFDFKISVKASDALLTIAAYRALANACNHPLHIGITEAGGLLTGAVKSAVGLGALLQDGIGDTIRVSLAADPVQEIRVGFEILKTLGLRERGVRIIACPSCARQQFPVIKTVKILEERLAHIKTPITLSIIGCVVNGPGEARETDIGLTGGGRGTHQIYLNGVTDHRISDKGIADHIVELVERKAAEVEAQT; this comes from the coding sequence TTGAATTCGTTTCAACGTATACCAAGGCGCGATAGTCGACAGATTAAAGTTGGAGACATATTTGTAGGGGGCGGGGCCCCCATATCAGTTCAGTCAATGACCAATACTATTACGGCAGATGTCGCGGCTACGATTGGTCAAGTCCGAGCGCTTGAGGACGCTGGTGCAGACATCGTCAGGGTTTCCTGCCCGGATGAGGAAGCGACGGAGGCACTTTCCGCAATTGTTGCGGCTGTAAAGGTCCCATTGGTGGCTGATATTCATTTCCACTACAAAAGAGCATTGGAGGCGGCGAAGGCTGGGGCTAGTTGTCTAAGAATTAATCCAGGTAATATTGGAAGCCCTGGCCGAGTGGCCGAGGTGGTTAGTGCAGCCAAGGATCATGGTTGTAGCATGCGCATAGGCGTGAACGCGGGGTCGTTAGAAAAAGATCTGTTGGAGCAGTATGGTGAGCCTTGCCCGGAGGCCATGGTGGCTAGCGCACTACGGCATGCCCAAATTTTGGAGGACCATGATTTTTTTGATTTTAAGATTAGTGTTAAAGCTTCGGACGCCCTTTTAACTATTGCTGCATATAGGGCATTGGCTAATGCTTGTAACCATCCACTGCACATTGGAATTACAGAGGCAGGTGGCCTATTGACGGGTGCTGTGAAAAGTGCAGTCGGTTTGGGCGCTCTTCTGCAGGATGGCATCGGAGATACTATTCGGGTATCTCTGGCGGCTGATCCTGTTCAGGAGATTCGGGTGGGATTCGAAATTCTCAAGACGTTAGGTCTCAGAGAAAGAGGAGTAAGAATTATTGCTTGTCCGTCATGTGCGAGGCAGCAGTTTCCGGTAATAAAGACGGTTAAAATTCTCGAGGAGCGATTGGCTCATATCAAAACTCCGATAACGTTGTCTATAATCGGTTGTGTGGTCAATGGTCCTGGTGAGGCTAGGGAGACTGATATAGGTTTAACAGGCGGAGGACGAGGCACTCATCAAATTTACTTAAACGGTGTGACGGATCACCGAATATCTGATAAAGGCATTGCAGATCACATAGTGGAACTAGTCGAAAGGAAAGCTGCTGAAGTCGAGGCGCAGACTTGA
- a CDS encoding aminotransferase: MTSFGRGILSDWFLNEELTFLNHGAFGAVPRRVFRAQEKWRREIEAQPVMFLNQVLDPELKKLAERLSNFVGAPPGELVFTCNTTEAISSVAHSIIRSPNDEVLLTDQTHEGVANIFRYLCGRVGAQVKRVALPWPVRSETEIIDAFEPHLTGGVRLVVLDHVTSKQSVVMPLKALVQACQRADCSVIVDGAHAPGMLDLEVSEIGADWYVGNCHKWLLAPKGAAFLVAKDDSSQGIHPATISTSYGKGFWSEFAWTGTRDPSAWLSIGDALDFWSQVGGKVGRDYMCNLADWAGEQLASDWRTERGAISDMTGAMAAVRLPDNSVLEAAGPDTLHDWLLRVHKIEVPIFFHGGSLWLRISTHLYNDESDVSRLSQALLQYDGR, encoded by the coding sequence ATGACTTCGTTTGGTAGGGGAATTCTTTCAGATTGGTTCTTAAATGAAGAGTTAACATTTCTCAACCATGGTGCATTTGGGGCTGTTCCGAGAAGGGTTTTTCGGGCGCAGGAGAAGTGGCGAAGGGAGATTGAGGCTCAACCTGTTATGTTTCTCAATCAAGTCCTGGATCCAGAGTTGAAAAAGCTCGCTGAGCGGCTGAGCAATTTCGTGGGGGCACCCCCAGGTGAGCTGGTTTTTACATGCAACACCACGGAGGCCATTAGTAGTGTAGCCCACTCAATCATTCGCTCTCCAAATGATGAGGTTCTTTTAACTGACCAAACCCACGAAGGTGTTGCCAATATATTTAGGTACTTATGCGGACGGGTTGGTGCCCAAGTCAAAAGGGTGGCGTTGCCCTGGCCCGTCAGGTCAGAGACTGAAATAATCGATGCTTTTGAGCCGCACCTAACAGGGGGTGTGCGTCTTGTAGTACTTGATCATGTGACCTCAAAACAATCAGTTGTCATGCCATTAAAGGCGTTAGTTCAGGCCTGCCAGAGGGCGGATTGTTCAGTTATTGTGGACGGGGCCCATGCTCCTGGGATGCTCGATCTGGAGGTATCGGAAATAGGTGCGGATTGGTATGTAGGGAACTGCCACAAGTGGCTACTCGCTCCAAAAGGTGCAGCATTTCTTGTGGCTAAAGATGACAGTTCTCAGGGAATCCATCCCGCCACAATCTCTACAAGTTATGGGAAAGGGTTTTGGAGCGAATTTGCATGGACTGGAACTCGTGATCCGTCAGCATGGCTCTCGATCGGGGACGCTCTTGATTTCTGGTCGCAAGTTGGGGGAAAAGTCGGCAGAGATTATATGTGTAACTTGGCCGACTGGGCTGGGGAACAGTTGGCTTCTGATTGGCGTACCGAGAGGGGGGCTATTAGCGATATGACTGGGGCCATGGCAGCTGTGCGGCTACCAGACAACTCAGTGCTGGAAGCGGCGGGCCCGGATACGTTACACGACTGGCTTTTGAGGGTGCATAAGATCGAAGTTCCTATTTTTTTTCATGGTGGTTCTCTATGGCTCCGAATATCGACACACCTTTATAACGATGAAAGTGACGTATCTCGATTGTCCCAAGCGTTGCTTCAGTACGATGGTAGATAA
- a CDS encoding bifunctional 3-demethylubiquinol 3-O-methyltransferase/2-polyprenyl-6-hydroxyphenol methylase: MPPTDTNLRRTVDGEEISRFDAMADGWWDPDGPSALLFKLNPIRLSFILDNLASVMSTPTGEGDALAGIQLLDVGCGGGILSEPMARLGAKVTGIDASKANISVARDHAQQMNLKINYRCQTLEELHSTGQKFEVVVAMEVLEHVADKAIFLETLSLVLKPGGSLFLSTFNKTLKSYAAAILGAEYVLRLLPRGTHQWEKFTPPSKIIQGLLTHGLEPMRIRGIGYAPLSRTWTLTKDLSVSYILHASKPLDQS, from the coding sequence ATGCCGCCAACAGATACCAATCTTCGTCGAACAGTAGACGGCGAAGAAATAAGCCGATTTGACGCAATGGCCGACGGGTGGTGGGACCCTGATGGGCCCTCAGCTTTGCTATTTAAGCTTAATCCCATCCGGCTCTCATTTATTCTCGATAACCTAGCGTCAGTGATGAGCACTCCAACAGGGGAGGGCGACGCTCTTGCTGGCATCCAACTGCTGGATGTCGGCTGTGGTGGAGGGATATTATCCGAGCCCATGGCAAGGCTCGGAGCTAAAGTAACGGGAATTGACGCGTCGAAAGCCAACATCAGTGTTGCACGAGATCACGCACAACAAATGAACCTAAAAATTAACTACCGATGCCAAACTTTGGAAGAACTACACAGCACAGGGCAAAAATTTGAAGTTGTTGTCGCGATGGAAGTTCTGGAACACGTTGCGGATAAGGCAATTTTTTTGGAAACATTATCACTGGTACTAAAGCCTGGCGGATCCTTGTTCCTTTCTACTTTCAATAAGACATTAAAATCCTACGCCGCCGCAATTCTCGGCGCCGAGTATGTGCTCAGGCTGTTGCCTCGCGGGACCCATCAGTGGGAGAAATTTACTCCTCCATCCAAAATAATCCAAGGCTTATTGACCCATGGATTAGAACCAATGCGAATTAGAGGAATCGGATACGCCCCGCTATCCAGAACTTGGACTCTCACTAAAGATCTAAGCGTGAGTTACATCCTTCATGCCTCAAAACCATTAGACCAATCCTGA
- the prmC gene encoding protein-(glutamine-N5) methyltransferase, release factor-specific: MKRIVNASLAPGDLPLIVGDALATISPVIRSAGINNPEAEARLLISVALEWSLEQVWLRAEAPICRNDQERIIKVLRRRLAHEPFAYISGKQEFWSLEYLVGKGCLIPRPDSECLIEAALEILPPCNVSTSVLDLGTGSGCLLLSLLSECPALWGVGVDISSKALEYAERNAAKFSLSDRALFIRSDWGSCLNFRFDLVLCNPPYVEAGEVSALMPEVAHYEPAVALSGGRDGLDCYRLLAHRLPDLLTTDGKVCLEIGLGQVSSVKHIFSESGLQQYSEKKDLSGVVRCLVFAL, translated from the coding sequence GTGAAGAGAATCGTTAATGCCTCTCTAGCGCCGGGCGATTTGCCGCTAATTGTTGGTGACGCGCTGGCGACTATTAGTCCCGTGATTCGATCGGCAGGAATAAATAATCCGGAGGCAGAGGCCCGTTTGCTCATTTCAGTTGCATTGGAATGGTCCCTCGAACAGGTGTGGCTTCGTGCCGAGGCGCCTATCTGTAGGAATGATCAGGAAAGGATTATCAAGGTTCTGCGGAGACGGCTAGCCCACGAACCTTTTGCATATATTAGTGGGAAGCAGGAATTTTGGAGCCTAGAGTACTTAGTTGGGAAGGGCTGTCTCATTCCCCGCCCGGATAGTGAGTGCTTAATTGAAGCGGCTCTAGAGATCCTGCCGCCTTGCAATGTTAGTACCAGTGTTCTGGATCTAGGCACGGGTAGTGGCTGTCTTCTCCTGTCACTCTTGTCTGAGTGTCCCGCTTTGTGGGGCGTGGGCGTTGATATTAGTTCAAAGGCATTGGAATATGCAGAACGTAATGCAGCCAAATTTAGCCTTTCCGATCGCGCTCTTTTTATCAGATCTGATTGGGGCTCCTGCTTGAATTTTCGTTTTGATCTAGTTTTGTGCAATCCGCCGTACGTGGAAGCGGGGGAGGTCTCGGCGCTTATGCCTGAGGTGGCTCATTATGAACCAGCTGTTGCTTTAAGTGGTGGCAGGGACGGGCTAGACTGCTACAGGTTATTAGCCCACCGATTGCCAGATCTTTTAACCACGGATGGAAAGGTTTGCCTGGAGATTGGCCTAGGACAAGTTTCCTCGGTGAAACATATTTTTTCTGAATCTGGCCTCCAACAATATAGTGAAAAGAAGGATTTATCCGGGGTTGTGAGGTGTTTAGTATTTGCTCTGTAA